From one Acidobacteriota bacterium genomic stretch:
- a CDS encoding nodulation protein NfeD: MTRQGLGIVLLAILAAAGPSAEAVVLTLEVDDVIHPVIAEYIDRGLEQAEEEGATAVIIQMNTPGGFDSSMREIIEKILRSETPVLVFVGPSGARAASAGFFILLSGDLAVMAPGTNTGAAHPVPLGGGKLDEVMQKKVENDAAAYIRSFVAQRGRNVELAEKGVVESLSFTEEEARQGNLIDGIAHDLNEILTKFDGREIQRFDGQKQVLQLKNERLKAFEMTARQKVLSKVLNPNIALILGLIGLLGLYIEFSNPGLIFPGVVGGVCIFLALVAFNILPINLLGVVLILAAIVLFVLEAKVTSYGLLASLGIAVMILGSLILINSPLPELRVQLITAVGITLPFAAITIFLMRLVILAHRNKSVTGKEGMVGEIGTALTDIGSQGKVQVHGEIWQASSPQPIESGNRVRVVAVEGLNIQVTRADGSGAPSS; encoded by the coding sequence ATGACCAGGCAGGGACTCGGGATAGTCTTGCTGGCAATTCTGGCGGCCGCCGGTCCTTCGGCCGAGGCGGTGGTGCTCACTCTGGAGGTTGATGACGTCATTCATCCCGTGATTGCGGAGTACATCGATCGTGGGCTGGAGCAAGCTGAAGAGGAAGGTGCTACGGCCGTGATCATCCAGATGAATACTCCAGGAGGCTTCGACTCCTCCATGCGGGAAATCATCGAGAAGATATTGCGGTCGGAGACTCCCGTGCTCGTTTTTGTCGGTCCCAGCGGCGCCAGAGCTGCATCCGCCGGATTCTTTATCCTCTTGTCGGGAGACCTGGCCGTCATGGCCCCGGGCACCAACACCGGAGCCGCTCATCCCGTGCCCCTGGGCGGGGGCAAGTTGGATGAAGTCATGCAGAAGAAGGTGGAAAACGATGCTGCCGCCTATATCCGCAGTTTCGTGGCCCAACGCGGCCGTAACGTCGAATTGGCGGAGAAAGGGGTAGTGGAGAGCCTGTCCTTCACCGAAGAGGAAGCGCGGCAGGGCAATCTCATCGACGGCATTGCCCACGACCTGAACGAGATTCTCACAAAATTCGACGGAAGGGAGATTCAGCGTTTCGACGGCCAAAAACAGGTTCTGCAGTTGAAGAACGAACGGCTGAAGGCGTTTGAAATGACGGCTCGCCAGAAGGTCCTCTCAAAGGTGCTGAACCCCAATATTGCACTGATTCTGGGCCTGATCGGCCTGCTCGGGCTCTACATCGAATTCAGCAATCCCGGTCTGATCTTTCCCGGTGTGGTCGGCGGGGTCTGTATCTTCCTGGCGCTGGTGGCATTCAATATCCTGCCCATCAACCTCCTGGGAGTGGTGCTGATCCTGGCAGCCATCGTTCTCTTCGTTCTGGAGGCAAAAGTGACCAGCTACGGACTGCTGGCTTCTCTTGGAATCGCCGTCATGATCCTCGGTTCCTTGATCCTCATCAACTCGCCACTCCCCGAGTTGCGGGTACAATTGATCACGGCCGTGGGAATTACCCTCCCCTTTGCCGCCATCACCATCTTTCTCATGCGGCTGGTCATTCTGGCCCACCGCAACAAGTCGGTGACCGGCAAAGAGGGCATGGTCGGAGAGATCGGAACGGCGTTGACCGACATCGGCTCCCAGGGCAAAGTGCAGGTCCACGGCGAGATCTGGCAGGCCAGCAGCCCTCAGCCGATCGAATCCGGCAACCGGGTCCGAGTGGTAGCGGTGGAGGGACTCAACATCCAGGTGACCCGGGCAGACGGTTCCGGGGCTCCCTCGAGCTGA
- a CDS encoding HDIG domain-containing protein: MKVISLRTKGSSSDPLGSRSDQVSPGRIPGLILLLVVLTGVLTFFCSTYRIFSLPEYRVGDIATSDILVPADVPMQDEEATRIRQEEARNAALPVYRHSVNQAQARIERICRLFSTLRSQLKPLNPNGSPGAGWSFDKLPPEIQASLGEQLRRLMPESNPESAARFLSGTGFSQPLQQALEQALRKANSSLVIESARDLIREQGSIHVLSGTGSGERTTIPVDQVKTLDSIRQEVDTWLPALLRYHELPLQPTSRLVGDLLQPNLSYDVEATQATQREAVANVDPVFVILKKGKVVVRQGDEIGSGQLRQIEAIGNLPRESSSPAQVVSLALLIGSLLAVFGYLLRNLWPTQWNFMRLAVLAGTVLVTQTIVLKVFGFVGEALSESLSLSFAGFPDNDEAYFFFALPFALGAMLVTILVDDRAGLIFSLLSSILAVLTLGSDIYGFFYVLMSNLIGILTIRSAVQRVGFVGAGFKLGSAAIGLFVVLQYAKLAPFDLGTGFLGATLALLSGPINTGLLVFLLPLFERFFMVTTIMRLQELGNVNLPLIRELILKAPGTYNHSVAVGTLSEGAAEAIGLNPVFARVACFYHDIGKTIHPEYYVENQRGENIHDRISPEESAKLVVRHVTMGIRMARAAKLPSSMIDIIPQHHGTKLLTYFHEKAKANAAGRDEVQEARFRYPGPKPQTKMAAIIMLADAVEAAARTLDDHSQEKLLELIQKIVASTTEDGQLSECDITLAEIDRIAFSFLETLSSVYHARITYPGFEFERTQESAP; encoded by the coding sequence ATGAAAGTCATCAGTCTGAGGACAAAGGGCAGTTCCAGTGATCCCCTGGGATCGAGGTCGGACCAGGTGAGCCCCGGCCGGATACCGGGTCTGATCCTGCTCCTGGTCGTGTTGACAGGCGTGCTCACCTTTTTTTGCTCGACCTACAGGATTTTCAGCCTGCCCGAGTATCGGGTGGGAGACATTGCCACCTCCGATATCCTGGTCCCGGCGGATGTTCCGATGCAGGACGAAGAAGCCACCAGAATCCGACAGGAGGAAGCCCGAAACGCTGCTCTTCCCGTATATCGCCATTCCGTCAACCAGGCCCAGGCCCGAATCGAACGGATTTGCCGACTGTTTTCCACACTGAGAAGCCAACTGAAACCCCTCAACCCGAACGGTTCACCGGGGGCGGGCTGGAGCTTCGACAAGCTGCCGCCGGAAATCCAGGCAAGCCTCGGAGAACAGTTGAGGCGACTGATGCCGGAGTCCAATCCGGAATCCGCCGCCAGGTTCCTGTCCGGCACTGGATTCAGCCAACCCCTGCAACAGGCTCTGGAGCAAGCGCTTCGCAAGGCCAACAGTTCCTTGGTGATTGAAAGCGCGAGGGATCTGATTCGGGAACAGGGGAGCATCCACGTCCTTTCCGGCACCGGTTCGGGAGAAAGAACGACGATACCGGTGGACCAGGTCAAGACCTTGGACAGCATCCGTCAGGAAGTTGACACCTGGCTGCCGGCGCTGCTGCGATACCACGAACTCCCGCTGCAACCGACGAGCAGGCTGGTCGGTGACCTGCTGCAACCCAATCTTTCCTATGACGTTGAGGCCACCCAGGCCACCCAACGCGAAGCGGTGGCCAATGTTGACCCGGTCTTCGTCATTCTCAAGAAGGGCAAGGTGGTCGTTCGCCAGGGAGACGAGATTGGTTCGGGGCAACTACGACAGATCGAAGCCATTGGCAACCTTCCCCGGGAGTCCTCGTCGCCGGCGCAAGTCGTCAGCCTGGCGCTGCTTATCGGTTCGCTTCTGGCCGTGTTCGGGTACCTGCTGAGGAACCTGTGGCCGACGCAGTGGAATTTCATGAGACTGGCAGTGCTGGCCGGCACCGTTCTGGTCACTCAGACCATCGTTCTCAAGGTGTTTGGATTTGTAGGCGAGGCTCTCAGCGAGTCCCTCAGCCTTAGCTTTGCGGGATTCCCCGACAACGACGAGGCCTATTTCTTTTTTGCTCTGCCTTTTGCACTGGGGGCGATGCTGGTCACCATCCTGGTGGATGACCGTGCCGGTCTGATCTTTTCCCTGCTGTCAAGCATTCTGGCCGTACTAACCCTGGGTAGCGACATCTATGGTTTCTTCTATGTGCTGATGTCCAACCTGATCGGCATTCTCACCATACGCAGCGCCGTGCAAAGAGTGGGTTTCGTGGGCGCCGGGTTCAAGCTCGGATCGGCCGCCATCGGCCTCTTCGTGGTTCTGCAGTACGCCAAGCTGGCTCCGTTCGACTTGGGCACCGGCTTTCTGGGGGCTACGTTGGCCCTGTTGTCCGGACCGATCAACACCGGGCTGCTGGTCTTCCTGTTGCCTCTGTTCGAGAGATTCTTCATGGTCACTACCATCATGAGGCTGCAGGAACTCGGGAACGTCAACCTGCCGCTGATTCGTGAGCTGATCCTGAAGGCCCCCGGAACCTACAACCACAGCGTCGCGGTCGGAACGCTCTCCGAAGGAGCCGCCGAGGCCATCGGACTAAACCCGGTATTTGCCCGCGTCGCCTGTTTTTATCACGACATCGGAAAAACGATTCATCCCGAATATTACGTGGAGAACCAGCGGGGCGAGAACATCCATGACCGCATCAGCCCCGAGGAAAGCGCAAAGCTGGTTGTGCGGCACGTGACCATGGGCATCCGAATGGCTCGAGCCGCCAAACTGCCTTCCTCGATGATCGACATCATTCCCCAGCACCACGGCACCAAGCTCTTGACCTATTTCCACGAGAAGGCCAAGGCAAACGCGGCTGGACGCGACGAAGTCCAGGAGGCTCGCTTCCGCTATCCGGGTCCCAAGCCGCAAACGAAGATGGCGGCCATCATCATGCTGGCCGACGCCGTGGAGGCGGCTGCCAGAACACTGGATGACCACTCCCAGGAAAAGTTGCTGGAGTTGATTCAAAAGATCGTGGCCAGTACAACCGAGGATGGACAGCTATCGGAGTGTGACATCACCCTGGCTGAAATCGACCGCATTGCCTTCAGCTTCCTCGAGACCCTTTCCAGCGTCTACCACGCCCGCATCACCTATCCCGGATTCGAGTTCGAACGCACCCAGGAATCCGCACCCTAG
- the lnt gene encoding apolipoprotein N-acyltransferase has product MRASPFRAYRAAGLAILSGVLQILLFPKFSLSWVSWVALVPLLIALFRETSWKRALLLGWIFGVVFFSGCCYWILDVLQGYGDMHWSGALLLFGLLIVYLSLFPGLFACAFSETSLKFPGVCFLLAPCLWVATEYLRGYLLTGFPWCLTGYGLIDNTSLSQIATFTGVYGLSFLVVLINASIAGLFFRSKPALLSLPVTLAFLGVLMWVGTKPLDTNHAGEAHARLVQTHIPLDHPWDPQSQSRLLEELIELSLSPPIQDSANTPAADPPLSAPHRASLLVWPETPAPFYFHEDPSFRRNMNRLAESSGSSLLFGFVDWPSGDDGSHTGPYNSVGTMSPDGDLIAQYDKIHLVPFGEYVPWSWLFFFVEKISTGVGDYQPGSRVVVSRLESGEKVGVFICYEAIVPNLVRRFVAEGAEVLVNITNDAWFGNSAAPHQHLLMARMRAVENRRYLLRAANSGISAVIDPKGRVLSSTGLHRRTVLDGGFRFRQTPTFYSRNGDLFAWLCLALSLIPSVTASRWYRSNDH; this is encoded by the coding sequence ATGCGGGCTAGCCCCTTCAGGGCCTACCGAGCGGCCGGCCTGGCCATTCTCAGTGGCGTCCTGCAGATCCTTCTCTTCCCCAAGTTTTCCCTGTCCTGGGTGAGCTGGGTCGCCCTGGTTCCCTTGTTGATCGCCCTCTTCCGAGAAACTTCCTGGAAGCGGGCGCTGTTGCTGGGGTGGATCTTCGGTGTCGTTTTCTTTTCCGGATGCTGCTACTGGATCCTGGACGTACTGCAAGGCTACGGCGACATGCATTGGTCGGGAGCCCTTTTGCTGTTTGGTCTCCTGATCGTCTACCTGTCTCTGTTCCCCGGTCTGTTCGCCTGCGCATTTTCCGAGACTTCGCTGAAATTTCCCGGAGTCTGCTTCCTGCTGGCCCCGTGCCTATGGGTTGCCACGGAATACCTTCGGGGATACCTTTTGACCGGATTTCCCTGGTGCCTGACGGGCTACGGGCTGATAGACAACACCTCCCTGTCCCAGATCGCCACCTTCACCGGGGTCTACGGACTCTCCTTCCTGGTGGTTTTGATCAACGCTTCCATCGCCGGCCTTTTCTTCCGGTCCAAGCCGGCCCTCCTGAGCCTGCCGGTGACCCTGGCGTTCCTGGGGGTTCTGATGTGGGTGGGAACAAAGCCACTCGACACCAACCACGCCGGGGAGGCTCACGCCCGCCTGGTGCAGACCCATATTCCTCTGGATCACCCCTGGGACCCACAATCGCAAAGCCGGCTGCTGGAAGAGTTGATCGAGCTGTCTCTGTCGCCCCCGATCCAGGATTCGGCAAACACCCCTGCAGCCGACCCACCGCTGTCCGCACCGCATCGGGCAAGCCTCCTCGTTTGGCCGGAGACTCCGGCGCCGTTCTATTTTCATGAGGATCCATCGTTCCGAAGAAATATGAACCGGCTGGCAGAATCTTCCGGCTCCTCGCTGCTGTTCGGATTCGTAGACTGGCCTTCGGGAGATGATGGTTCCCACACGGGCCCTTACAACAGCGTCGGGACGATGTCTCCTGACGGGGATTTGATTGCCCAGTACGACAAAATACACCTGGTTCCGTTTGGGGAATACGTTCCCTGGTCCTGGCTGTTCTTCTTTGTGGAAAAGATATCCACCGGGGTAGGGGACTATCAGCCCGGCAGCCGGGTGGTCGTCTCGCGTTTGGAATCCGGAGAAAAGGTGGGGGTCTTCATTTGTTATGAGGCGATCGTGCCCAACCTGGTACGCCGCTTTGTGGCGGAAGGAGCCGAGGTTCTGGTCAACATCACCAACGACGCCTGGTTCGGCAACTCGGCCGCTCCCCACCAGCACCTGCTAATGGCTCGTATGCGGGCCGTCGAGAACCGGCGGTACCTGCTGAGAGCCGCAAACAGCGGGATCAGCGCCGTCATCGACCCAAAGGGGAGAGTCCTCTCCAGCACCGGCCTCCATCGCCGTACGGTGCTGGATGGTGGCTTCCGCTTCCGACAGACACCCACCTTCTATTCCCGGAATGGAGACCTCTTTGCCTGGCTCTGTCTGGCGCTGAGCCTGATCCCGAGCGTTACAGCAAGCAGATGGTACCGTTCGAATGATCACTGA
- a CDS encoding slipin family protein, with product MFEFDLISAPGLFGLLLVVIVLFNSLHVLREYERGVIFRLGRLLPQPKGPGLIIVWWPIDRIVKLELRVVTLDVPPQDIITSDNVSVQVNAVVYFRVMDPLKAVVEVENYLYATSQLAQTTLRSVLGEVSLDDLLSRRETLNVRLQSILDQHTDPWGIKVGTVEVKQVDLPQEMQRAMAKQAEAERERRAKIIHADGEFQASEKLAQAAEVVAKEPVALQLRYLQTLTDIGVERNTTLVFPLAIDILEPFLKKSK from the coding sequence ATGTTCGAATTCGATTTGATTTCAGCCCCGGGTCTCTTTGGGCTGCTGCTGGTAGTCATCGTCCTTTTCAACTCCCTGCACGTCCTGCGGGAATACGAGCGCGGAGTCATCTTTCGCTTGGGGCGCCTGTTGCCGCAGCCCAAGGGACCCGGCCTCATCATCGTATGGTGGCCCATAGACCGAATCGTCAAACTGGAGTTGCGAGTGGTGACTCTGGATGTGCCGCCGCAGGACATCATCACCAGCGACAACGTGTCGGTCCAGGTCAACGCCGTCGTCTACTTTCGCGTGATGGACCCCTTGAAGGCAGTGGTGGAGGTCGAGAACTACCTCTATGCCACCTCCCAGCTTGCCCAGACCACTCTGCGTTCGGTTCTCGGCGAAGTGTCCCTGGACGATCTGCTCAGCCGGCGCGAGACCCTGAACGTCCGGTTGCAAAGCATCCTGGACCAGCACACCGATCCCTGGGGCATCAAGGTCGGAACGGTCGAGGTGAAGCAAGTGGACCTTCCCCAGGAAATGCAGCGGGCCATGGCCAAGCAGGCCGAAGCGGAACGAGAACGGCGAGCCAAGATCATCCACGCCGATGGAGAGTTCCAGGCCTCGGAAAAGCTGGCTCAAGCCGCCGAGGTGGTGGCCAAGGAGCCGGTGGCCCTGCAGTTGAGGTATCTGCAAACACTGACCGACATCGGAGTCGAAAGAAACACCACCCTGGTTTTTCCGCTGGCGATCGACATCCTGGAGCCCTTTCTGAAAAAGAGCAAGTAG
- a CDS encoding S41 family peptidase: MTRQASVKAATAALLVCALLFADSSVFLSSGESSPETQEAKLSFPKSFYRQLEAYGAVLSLVENGYAEPIDVNRAIARSIQRMLGRLDPHSSFYDPKTFGELRSYQGGNYSGIGVRVAPADGKMMVLSTNPGSPAEESGIRPGDVILSVDGISTKERAGAEVVSLLRGPRDTPVEVLIERIGVDRSLGLQVLRKEIPEPSLPLCYAILPGVVYLQLVAFTATTEDEVDQALKPFQADLQGLVLDLRDNPGGNLQSAIGVADRFLDVNQVILITKGRLPNANVKYLATRGYDREPYPMVVLINEQTASAAEILAGAIQDARRGIIVGENSFGKGLVQTVFPLSGGNGLSLTTAKWFTPNGRMIQRNYKNRSLLEYLKLVEGLGRRRPRASQGAEGIPFEPGGGGILPDVLTDSVSLTSFQHRLLSRHLLFAFAREFKARYPVLAATAIVSPLVLGELRDYLAAREMIHSEREFDDHLPFIQRTLRSRLLLLSLQTKQSMKVELEGDPQVVQALASLPRAELLLSRDRSGGE, encoded by the coding sequence GTGACTCGACAGGCATCAGTCAAAGCGGCAACGGCGGCGCTACTTGTCTGCGCCCTGCTGTTCGCAGATTCGTCGGTCTTTCTCTCGAGTGGTGAGTCTTCTCCCGAGACCCAGGAAGCCAAGCTCTCTTTTCCGAAATCGTTCTATCGCCAGCTGGAAGCCTATGGGGCGGTGTTGAGCCTTGTGGAAAACGGGTATGCGGAGCCGATAGATGTGAATCGAGCCATCGCCCGGTCGATTCAGCGCATGCTGGGCCGCCTGGATCCGCATTCCAGTTTTTACGACCCCAAGACCTTCGGCGAACTGCGCTCCTACCAGGGAGGCAACTACTCCGGAATCGGTGTACGCGTGGCGCCGGCGGACGGGAAGATGATGGTGCTCTCGACGAATCCAGGGTCGCCGGCCGAGGAATCCGGAATCCGCCCTGGGGATGTCATCCTTTCGGTTGACGGAATCTCCACCAAAGAACGTGCCGGAGCGGAGGTGGTGAGCCTGTTGCGTGGCCCGCGGGACACGCCGGTCGAGGTCCTGATCGAGAGGATAGGTGTCGATCGCTCCTTGGGCCTCCAGGTTCTTCGAAAGGAAATACCCGAACCCAGCCTGCCTCTCTGTTATGCCATCCTGCCCGGGGTGGTGTACCTGCAACTGGTGGCTTTCACGGCAACCACCGAAGATGAGGTTGACCAGGCGCTAAAGCCGTTCCAAGCCGATTTACAGGGTCTTGTCCTGGACTTGCGGGACAATCCGGGAGGAAACCTGCAAAGCGCCATCGGGGTAGCCGATCGCTTCCTGGATGTAAACCAGGTCATTTTGATCACCAAGGGGAGGCTTCCCAACGCCAATGTCAAGTATCTGGCCACTCGCGGATACGATCGGGAACCCTATCCGATGGTCGTCTTGATCAATGAGCAGACGGCCAGTGCGGCCGAAATTCTGGCGGGAGCCATTCAGGATGCCCGGCGGGGAATCATCGTCGGAGAAAACAGTTTCGGCAAGGGACTGGTGCAGACGGTTTTCCCACTGAGCGGTGGCAATGGACTTTCCCTGACGACCGCCAAGTGGTTCACGCCCAACGGACGCATGATTCAGCGCAACTACAAGAATCGCTCTCTCCTGGAGTATCTGAAATTGGTCGAAGGGTTGGGGAGGCGCCGTCCGCGCGCCAGCCAGGGGGCTGAGGGCATTCCTTTCGAACCTGGCGGGGGCGGTATCCTTCCGGACGTCTTGACTGACTCGGTCTCCTTGACATCCTTTCAGCATCGCCTGCTGTCTCGACATCTCCTTTTTGCTTTTGCCCGGGAATTCAAGGCCAGGTATCCGGTGCTTGCCGCCACGGCAATTGTCAGCCCCTTGGTGCTGGGGGAATTGCGTGACTATCTGGCTGCACGGGAAATGATTCATTCCGAGCGGGAGTTTGACGACCACCTTCCTTTCATCCAGCGCACCCTTCGCAGCCGGCTGTTGCTCCTTTCCCTGCAGACCAAGCAGAGCATGAAAGTGGAACTGGAAGGCGATCCACAGGTCGTTCAAGCCCTGGCATCCCTGCCCCGGGCCGAACTGCTCCTCAGCCGCGACCGATCGGGTGGGGAGTAG
- a CDS encoding PfkB family carbohydrate kinase, protein MPGEVRFDITKDDLSGLQGSGPVFVTFGEVLVRETPGDLERPERTRLVHLSLAGSEFTLATAVSRFGVPSAYITRVPANPYGFAVRNAAREQGIDTGNMVWAPKTEPIGRLIYEIGRTPRRNIGIYQRMYSAASRLGAGMVNWHEALKDARLFHTSGITFGLAGHSQYERNYNLEALQEALENKPPNCLVGMDFNYRGTLWSPAEACEVLTPIATDHVDVLITTIEDMARLYGMSLGSCSAKQIVDGDLGPIDDDDLRAFAGQVRDRFQARMVAITIRYPDNFEQHRWESAAIDSQGRFFRSPAERPITLWDRLGGGDTWNAGFYYGLLTSGFNREGMEKGVLTGDAATRLKQTLMFDLPIVDKAEVQALLRSDVLGGGKRTSR, encoded by the coding sequence ATGCCAGGAGAGGTGAGGTTCGATATCACCAAGGATGATCTGTCCGGGTTGCAGGGCAGCGGCCCGGTCTTTGTGACCTTTGGAGAGGTTCTGGTGCGGGAGACGCCGGGCGACCTGGAGCGCCCCGAACGGACCCGTTTGGTCCATCTGTCCCTGGCGGGAAGTGAATTTACACTGGCCACCGCCGTCAGCCGGTTCGGCGTTCCCTCCGCCTACATCACCCGCGTTCCGGCAAACCCCTACGGCTTTGCAGTGCGAAATGCCGCTCGGGAGCAGGGCATCGACACCGGCAACATGGTCTGGGCTCCCAAGACCGAACCCATTGGCCGCCTGATCTATGAAATCGGTCGCACGCCGCGTCGAAACATCGGAATCTACCAGCGCATGTACTCGGCGGCATCCAGACTGGGGGCCGGAATGGTGAATTGGCACGAGGCTCTGAAAGACGCCCGGCTGTTCCATACCTCCGGAATCACCTTCGGCTTGGCCGGCCATAGCCAATATGAACGCAACTACAACCTGGAAGCACTCCAGGAAGCACTTGAGAACAAGCCTCCCAACTGCTTGGTTGGAATGGACTTCAACTATCGCGGGACCTTGTGGTCACCCGCAGAGGCCTGCGAGGTTCTGACACCCATCGCCACAGACCACGTGGACGTGCTCATCACCACCATTGAGGACATGGCCAGGCTCTACGGGATGAGCTTGGGAAGCTGTTCCGCCAAACAGATCGTCGACGGCGACCTGGGGCCCATCGACGATGACGATCTTCGCGCCTTTGCCGGCCAGGTAAGGGACCGATTTCAAGCCCGGATGGTGGCCATCACCATCCGCTATCCGGACAACTTCGAGCAACACCGCTGGGAGTCGGCAGCCATCGATTCTCAGGGGCGTTTCTTTCGTTCGCCTGCCGAAAGACCCATTACCCTGTGGGATCGCCTGGGTGGCGGGGACACCTGGAACGCCGGATTCTACTACGGCCTGCTCACCTCGGGATTCAACCGGGAAGGAATGGAGAAAGGGGTCCTGACCGGAGATGCCGCCACCCGCCTGAAACAGACCCTGATGTTCGATCTTCCCATTGTCGACAAGGCGGAAGTTCAGGCGCTGCTGAGATCGGACGTGCTGGGCGGCGGGAAACGTACGTCCCGCTAA
- a CDS encoding SPOR domain-containing protein, whose translation MERSPENKELRLDNRHLLLFFLGAVLICASFFALGFWMGRGQAGEATLSFGEGAQSRLTASSAVSPPRGTEGTRASSQGGTDGAGSTMQDPAGPPDLRKELDFYSAVKDQRVDENFSPRASGKEKPKQARQPSRARGASSGSAANAGGLLHLQVAALRKRADANRLADELRGKGYPVVVLSPSKAENPQWIRVKVGPYRSTREISQVKARLARDGYDSILRRQ comes from the coding sequence ATGGAGAGGAGCCCTGAGAACAAGGAGCTGCGGCTCGACAACCGGCATTTGCTGCTCTTTTTCCTAGGGGCCGTCCTGATCTGTGCCAGTTTTTTTGCCCTGGGTTTCTGGATGGGACGCGGACAGGCCGGGGAAGCAACGCTGTCTTTCGGAGAGGGAGCCCAGTCCAGACTGACGGCTTCGAGTGCTGTGAGCCCACCCAGGGGCACAGAGGGAACCCGGGCATCTTCTCAGGGAGGGACCGACGGGGCGGGATCCACCATGCAGGACCCGGCAGGCCCACCGGACTTGCGAAAGGAACTGGACTTCTACAGCGCCGTAAAGGATCAACGCGTGGATGAGAACTTCAGTCCGCGCGCTTCCGGAAAGGAGAAGCCAAAACAGGCTCGCCAGCCGTCCAGGGCTCGCGGAGCTTCTTCCGGTTCCGCTGCCAACGCCGGGGGGTTGCTCCATTTGCAAGTAGCCGCTCTTCGGAAACGCGCCGATGCCAATCGCCTGGCCGACGAGCTGCGGGGCAAGGGATACCCTGTGGTGGTGTTATCTCCGTCAAAGGCCGAAAACCCGCAGTGGATCCGGGTCAAGGTTGGACCCTATCGCAGCACCCGGGAAATATCCCAAGTCAAAGCCCGGCTGGCCCGGGACGGTTATGATTCCATTCTGCGGCGCCAGTGA
- a CDS encoding SUMF1/EgtB/PvdO family nonheme iron enzyme gives MSRITSHIPTVVALPAGEYLMGCEQGRADERPVHRVKVDALAMGITTVTNEQYRFFVNRIGGLMPESFLESRFSHPRQPVVSVSWLEATDYCSWLSEWTGQTWRLPTEAEWEWAIRQNREGCLYAWGDEDPSEFELYRTGWRDRRPQPVAMRPPNRFGLYDLGDNVHEWCLDWYARDFYQRSPGDNPVNRDETHRRASRGGAWRHQIKVSRCAARSSLDPSYKYTDYGFRVVRVLG, from the coding sequence ATGAGCAGGATCACCAGCCACATTCCAACCGTGGTGGCGTTGCCAGCCGGCGAGTATCTCATGGGCTGCGAGCAGGGGCGTGCGGACGAGCGACCGGTTCATCGCGTCAAGGTCGATGCCCTTGCCATGGGCATTACGACAGTGACCAACGAGCAATACCGGTTCTTTGTGAATCGAATCGGGGGACTGATGCCCGAATCGTTCCTCGAGTCCCGGTTCAGCCATCCGCGACAGCCCGTGGTGTCGGTCAGTTGGCTGGAGGCGACCGACTATTGCAGTTGGCTGAGCGAGTGGACCGGCCAAACCTGGCGCCTGCCCACCGAGGCCGAGTGGGAATGGGCCATTCGCCAGAATCGGGAAGGATGCTTGTATGCCTGGGGCGATGAAGATCCTTCCGAATTCGAGTTGTACCGCACTGGTTGGCGGGACCGGCGCCCGCAACCGGTGGCAATGCGGCCGCCCAACCGATTCGGCCTCTATGACCTGGGCGACAATGTCCACGAGTGGTGCCTGGACTGGTATGCGCGCGACTTCTACCAGCGGTCACCCGGCGACAATCCCGTCAATCGGGACGAGACCCATCGCCGGGCATCTCGGGGCGGAGCCTGGCGCCACCAGATCAAGGTGAGCCGCTGCGCCGCCCGCAGTAGTCTGGATCCCTCCTACAAGTACACCGATTATGGATTTCGAGTGGTAAGGGTCCTCGGCTGA
- the eda gene encoding bifunctional 4-hydroxy-2-oxoglutarate aldolase/2-dehydro-3-deoxy-phosphogluconate aldolase: MTKDQKLDLMRQTGLIAIMRADSSDQLIAAADAIRAGGVRAIEVTMTTPGAIETIRTASRRYRGETLFGAGTVLDPETARAAILAGADFVVAPTLNPEMVALCLRYGVPVFPGCYTPTEMLTAWEAGASMIKLFPADVGGPAYIKAIRAPLPQLEIVPVGGVNLDTAADFIRNGAAVLGVGSSLINQKLLDSGNMEDLRRRAAAFVAEVAKGRTS; this comes from the coding sequence ATGACCAAGGACCAAAAGCTGGACCTGATGAGGCAGACGGGATTGATTGCCATTATGCGGGCGGACAGTTCCGATCAGTTGATTGCCGCTGCTGACGCCATAAGGGCAGGCGGCGTGCGGGCCATCGAGGTCACCATGACCACTCCGGGTGCCATTGAGACCATTCGTACGGCCAGCCGGCGATACCGCGGGGAAACCCTTTTTGGAGCAGGCACGGTACTCGACCCCGAAACGGCTCGTGCCGCCATTCTGGCCGGGGCCGACTTCGTGGTGGCGCCGACCCTCAACCCGGAAATGGTGGCGCTCTGCCTCAGGTACGGCGTACCGGTGTTTCCGGGCTGCTACACCCCCACCGAAATGCTGACCGCCTGGGAAGCGGGCGCCTCCATGATCAAGCTGTTCCCGGCGGACGTTGGCGGACCCGCTTACATCAAGGCCATTCGGGCGCCACTGCCCCAACTGGAGATCGTTCCGGTCGGAGGAGTGAACCTGGATACGGCAGCCGACTTCATCAGAAACGGAGCTGCTGTGCTGGGGGTCGGAAGCAGCCTGATCAACCAGAAGCTGCTCGACTCGGGCAACATGGAGGACCTGCGCCGCCGCGCGGCGGCTTTTGTGGCTGAGGTCGCAAAAGGCCGAACCTCCTGA